In the genome of Bacteroidia bacterium, the window ATGTCAGTACTGTTTTGGCTACAATGGTTCTAGGTGCCTCTGTATTCGTTGTTGGGGATTCTTTTGGGGGTTTATCTACTACTATTTTGCCACTGGTAATTGCAGTATTAGGAATGGTATTTTCTATTGTAGGGACATTATTTGTACGCACTTCTGATGTCAATCCTAAACCACAAATGGCGCTTAACTTAGGTAACTGGGGAGCTATTATTCTGACTGTAATTGCATCTTACTTTGTAATCAACTGGATGCTTCCTAATAAGTTTATCGTAGGCATAAAAGAGTATACGCCTATGAACGTTTTTGGTGCCGTAGCCATAGGTTTGATTGTCGGTGCTTTGATTAGTATTATCACAGAATACTATTGCTCTATGGGTAGAAAGCCAGTGAATACAATTGTGCGCCAATCATCCACTGGACCTGCTACCAATATTATTGCGGGGTTAAGCGTGGGAATGTCCTCTACTTTCTTGCCTATTTTAGTGTTAAGTGTAGGAATCGTATCTTCTTACTATATGGCAGGTCTGTATGGAGTAGCTATGGCTGCTTCGGGTATGATGGCGACTACAGGCATGCAATTAGCTATTGACGCTTTTGGACCTATTGCAGATAATGCAGGTGGAATTGCTGAAATGAGTGGCTTACCAAAGGAGGTTCGCGAAAAAACCGATATTTTAGACTCGGTTGGCAATACTACGGCTGCTATTGGTAAAGGTTTTGCAATTGCATCAGCGGCGCTTACAGCATTAGCTCTGTTTGCTGCTTTTATGGAAACCACAGGCTTAGAAAAAATTGATATTTCTAACGCAAAAGTTTTAGGGGGGTTATTCATTGGTGGCATGGTACCTTATTTGTTTTCCTCTTTGGCAATGAGTGCCGTAGGCAAAGCCGCTAATAGAATGGTTGAAGAAGTGCGCAGACAATTCAGAGAGATTAAAGGTTTGTTAGAAGGTAAAGAAGGCGTAGAACCTGACTATGAAAAATGTGTTTCAATTGCTACTCAAGCTGCACTCAAACAAATGATTGCCCCTGGACTGTTGGCACTGTTAGTCCCTGTGATTGTAGGGTTTGCTGCGGGTGCGGAAGTATTAGGAGGTGTATTAGCAGGAGTAACTACTTCGGGCGTACTTATGGCTATTTTTCAGTCAAATGCAGGGGGAGCTTGGGATAACGCCAAAAAATCCTTTGAAAAAGGTGTAGATATCAACGGTAAAAAATACTTCAAAGGTTCTGATCCACACAAAGCAGCTGTGATTGGGGATACAGTTGGCGACCCCTTCAAAGATACTTCTGGACCTTCTATGAATATTTTAATCAAACTTATGTCTATTGTGTCTTTAATTATTGCACCAGCTTTGTCAAAAATGATGTAGTATTTATGAATTTCCGAATTTTTTGACGCCCTGCTTCACAGGGCGTCAAGAGTTATTTTACTTATTTTACCACTAAAACTACCTCAACTCTTTATACCTTTAAAAATCCTGCATAGTTCAATTTTGCATTTATGAAAGTACCTTTTTAGCTTTAAACAGTACGTCTTTAAGCCCCTGTGCATTTTTACCACCCGCAGTAGCAAAGAAAGGTTGTCCTCCCCCTCCACCTTGAATTTCTTTTGCAAGCTCTCTCACTATCTCAACTGCATTTTTTCCCCCTGCTACCACATCATCAGATAACATAACCGCAATTTGGGGTTTATTCTCAATATTCGCTGTAAGTACAATATACACACTCTTAAATTTATGTTTTAGGTCAAAGCAAATCTGGCGCATCATTTCTGTGGTATCTACCTCTACCTGTGCAAAAAGATAGTGCATTCCATCTTTTTGAATAATTTGTGTAGAGAGATATTCAACTAATACACGGACTTTGAATTGCTGTGCCTGTGCCAATTTTTGCTCTAATTCTTTGTTTCGCTCCATCAATTGTGCTACTGCTTTAAGTATATCTTTGGTTTTGAGTTGTTCCTGCAAAGTTTGTAGAGTTTTTTGATAGTTTTGTAAAAGTTCAACAGCATAATCACCTGTAACTGCTTCTATTCTTCGCACGCCCGCAGTGATAGAACCTTCGCTAATCAGCTTAAACAAGCGTATTTCCTGTGTGTTAAGCACGTGTAGTCCACCACAGAATTCCATACTAAATTTCGGATCAAAAGTTACGACACGCACAGTTTCTCCGTACTTTTCGCCAAAAACCATTTGTGCACCAAGTTTTTTAGCTTGCTCTATTGGGTACCAGCGAGTCTCTTGTTCTATACCTTGTTTTATTTTTTCATTCACTAATTGCTCAACAGCGTGTAATTCTTCTTCGGTAAGCTTACTAAAATGAGAGAAATCAAACCGAAGGTGTGTATCTCCTACATAAGAACCTTTTTGTTCTACGTGGTTACCTAAAACATGCCGCAGTGCAGCGTTGAGCAAGTGTGTAGCTGTATGATTAGCCATAATTCGTTTTCTACGTTGTACATCTACTTGGGCATGGAATTCTAAATGAGGTTTTTCAGGTAATCTATCTACACTGTGTACAATCAAGTTATTTTCTTTGAAGGTATCTAAAACGTGTATAGTTTCGTGGACAGAAGTTAAGGTCCCTGTATCTCCTATTTGTCCACCTGCTTCGGCATAGAAGGGCGTTTTTTGTAGTACTACTTGATATTGTACTTTATTTTTAACATTTACCGTACGATATTTTGCTATAAAGGTATGGCACTCGGTAGGGGCTTCAGTAATTTTATCGGAATTTTTGAAGTCTGGTTCATAGATTAAGTGTTCTACTTGTTGAATGTCTTTGAGAACAACCCAATCTCCTGCGGTGATTTTAGTGGCTTCGCGGGAGCGTTCTTTTTGAACTTGCATTGCTCTTTCAAAACCTTCTGTATCTACTGTTAAACCTTTTTCGCGAGCTAAAAGCTGAGTCAAGTCTAATGGAAAGCCGTACGTATCATACAATTCAAAAGCAAATTCGCCGTCAATCGTATTTTCTTGCGGATGATAACTTTCAAAAAGCTGAATACCTCTTTCTAATGTTCGTAAAAAAGCTCTTTCTTCTTCTTGTATAACCTTGATAATCAAACTTTTTTGAGCTTCTATTTCAGGAAATATAGGTTTCATTTGCTCGGCTAATGTGGCTACTAAAAGATACAAAGTAGGTTCTTTTCGTTGTAAAAATGAGTAGTAGTATCGTACTGCTCTGCGCAAAATTCGGCGTATTACATACCCCGCACCTGTATTTGAAGGTAATTGCCCATCTGCAATAGCAAAAGCAATAGTACGAATGTGGTCTGCTAGTACTCGTATGGCTATATCTTTTTTATTTTCTATTTGTCCTGTGTATATTTGATGCGTAACCTCTTCTATTTTTTGGATAATTGGCTTAAACACAGGTGTATCGTAGTTAGAGGTTTGAGTGTAGTTGGTTTCAATCGCATTGAGAACAGCACAAAGGCGCTCAAATCCCATTCCTGTATCCACATGCTTAGCGGGTAGGGGGACTAGTGAGCCATCGGCTTTGCGTTCAAACTGCATAAAAACGAGGTTCCATATTTCTATCACTTTCGGATTATCGCTATTGACTAATGTGTAGCCATCAACTTGTTTGCGTTCTTCTTCGGTGCGAATATCTACGTGAATTTCTGTGCAGGGACCACAAGGACCTGTAGCGCCCATTTCCCAAAAATTATCTTTTTTAGAAGCAGGTTTAATCCTATCTTCGCTGATATATTCTTTCCAAATTTCTTTGGTTTCTAAGTCAGGTTCAAGGTTTTCGGCAGTGTCGCCGTTAAAATAGGTTACGTACAAACGGTCTTTTGGAAATTTCCACACCTCTGTAAGTAGCTCCCACGCCCAAGCAATAGCTTCTTTTTTGAAATAATCTCCGAAGCTCCAATTACCGAGCATTTCAAACATAGTATGGTGGTAAGTGTCTACACCTACGTCCTCAAGATCGTTGTGCTTACCGCTGGCGCGTAAGCATTTTTGAGTATTTGCTACCCGACGGTACTTAGGTACGGTATAACCTAAAAACCACTCCTTAAACTGATTCATACCTGAATTAGTAAATAAAAGTGTCGGATCGCCTTTGATAACCATAGGTGCTGAGGGAACAATCTCGTGCTGCTTGCTTCTAAAAAAATCTAAAAATTCTTGTCTTATTTGATGTGCAGATTTCATATCACAAAAATAGTGATTTATGCCGCTACACTAAATAGATTTACTTCTACTAAAACTGCTTAGCTTATCTTTAGGCTATGTATTTAGATAGTAATTGCTTAAATTTGTAGCTTCATAAAAGATAACCTACATGCAAATTATGTACAATCAGGAAGAGTTTTTATCAGCATTATCTCAGTCTTACAAAAATTATCTGACCTTTGGAGCTAGAAGTATGGAGAAATTAAAACCTGTACATATTTTTAGCTCATACTCTTGAAAAAATTTTTGACAGTCAATTCAAAGTCCACCATGTTGGCAGTTTAAACAAAGAACTAACAGTTGAGGGCAAATACTATAATAATGATATAGCAGTCTGTTACCATGATAATCCAATTTTTTGTTTAGGATTTAAGTTTATTACTTCAAATTACAAGCAAAATGCAAATAATTACTTTGAAAACATGATGGGTGAAACTGCAAATATTCAACGGATGAATATTCCTTACGCACACATTATTGTGCTTCGTTATGAAACTCCATATTATCTCAAAAGCATGGAAAAACAGAAAGATAAGATACCCGTGAAAGTAGAAAGAATTGAAAAAAAAGATTTAGAAAAATATCTCAAACTTGCTTTTGATATACAGCAAGCACATAAACCATATATAATCGGAATTTTACTTGTTGACATAGATGAAAGTTCCTTAGCAGTAACAGAAGTGAAACCAGAATCTATTTTTGACAGTAAATTTGCTGAACTTATGAATAAGAAATTATCCATTTCAAACTTATTTAATCAAGTGAAAGAATTTGCAGAGTTTTATATTTCAAAAGTTTAGAAACTATGGCTTCCCTGACTAGAAAATACGATGATAAAAAATTACTAGGAAAAGTGTACACACCTGACTTTATTGTGGAAAAAATACTTAATGAAGTAGGAGTAAATAATCCTGCTTGTTTAGGTAAAAAAATTTTAGATCCTGCATGCGGTGATGGGCGTTTTTTAATGGCAGTAGCTCAAAGAATTATTCAATACTCACCCAAAGAAAAGGTCAAGGATAATTTGGCGTTTATTGAAGGCTGGGATGTGGATAGCCAAGCAGTTCAAAAGTGTATTGAAAAATTAAATAATCTTATTCAACCTCTGGGAATAGAAGTTAAGTGGAATATTCATGTTAAAAATGCATTTAGGGTCATTACTGACTATGGAATGCCGAAATTTGACTTTATTATAGGCAATCCGCCGTATATCCGAATACAACATTTAGACAAACAAGAGCGTGCTTTTATTCAACATTATTTTAAATTTTGTAAAAGTGGCTCAACAGATAGCTATATTGCTTTTTATGAGCTTTGCTACTATTTACTAAATGAAAACGGTATTTGTGGACTAATCACACCTAATACTTTTTTGTATAGCGAAACCGCTAAATACATGCGTAACTACTTTGCTGCTCACCAGAACATTTTTAAAATTATCAACTATCGACATTTACAGGTTTTTGATAATGCCACTACATACAGTGCAATTGTGGTATTTGGTAAAAAATCTTTGTCCCACCTGATATATCAACAAGCTAAACATTTAGATGAATTTGAAGAGCGGACTATTCCTTACACTGAAATTGTCAATCAAAAAGTATGGTCACTTTCTACTCAGCCTGTGCAGCAAGAAAATGGAGTAAAATTGAAAGAGATTTGCGATATTCACGTAGGAATTACCACTCTCTGCGACAAAGCTTATATCTTTTCTATTGAAGACATACCTAATGATTCTAATTATGTTATAGCAAATACTCGTCTGAAAGGTAAGATAAAAATAGAGAAATCTATACTCAAACCTATTATCAAAGCTTCTAAAGTTAAGCAGGACAGCCAAGAGATAAAAGAATTTATCTTATTTCCATACAAGAAAGTAAATGGTAAGCATAGAATTATAAGTGAAGAGGAGTTAAAACAGAACTATCCTTTGGCTTATGCATACCTTTTAAGTGTAAAAAACGAACTAGACAAGCGCGATAATGGAAAACCTAATCCTGTAGCTTGGTATGCTTTTGGACGCAGTCAAGGTTTGGATACTAGTTTTGGTAAAAAAATTTTGTTTTCACCCATGAACATAAAACCGAATTTTGTTTACGTACAGCATGAGGAAGCAACTTTCTACTCGGGGTACTGTATTAAACTCAAGGAGGGTGATAATTATCACTTTTTACTTGAACAGCTTAATTCAGAGCGGTTACTTAATTTTATTGCAATTTCTGCTCGCGATTTTAGAAATGGTTGGAAAGGATACAATAAAAAAATTATAGAAGAGTTTGTAGTCCGTTGGGAAAAATCATAACTCACTGAGATTTTATTTGCTTTGGTTAAGATAGTTGCACAAAAAACTCCAGTGCAAAATTCGTAATTTGAATAGATTAAGGGAACCAAAAAAGAATATTTTTTGTTACACTTTGGTATGAAAAGACATGCTTCAGCCGTTTGGAACGGCACATTAAAAGAGGGCAAAGGAACCATTTCTACACCTACCACTGTATTGAATAATACGCAATATTCCTTTACCTCTCGGTTTGAGGAAGGTATTGGAACTAACCCCGAAGAGCTAGTAGCCGCAGCACACGCAGGATGTTTCAGCATGGCACTAGCCGCCCGAATTACTAACGCAGGTATTACTCCCGAAAGCGTGGAAACCAAAGCCACTTTGGACATGAAAAACGACGGCGGTTGGTCTGTAGTGGGAGTGCACTTGGAAACTACGGTAAAAGCCCAAGGCTTGACTAACGAAAAACTTCAAGAACTTGCTGAAAACGCCCGTGCAAACTGTATTATCTCTAAGTTACTCAACGTGCCTATTACCCTAGAAGCAAAATTAGTGTAAATCTTTTTAGCACAACCACTGTTCCTGACCTTATTCAAAGAGAATAAGGTCATTTTTATTTGTAAAAATGCACTTTATTTTATAGACTACTGATATGATACGTCTAAACTTTGACCCTGCTCACAAATACCAAGAGATTCTTGACCGATACCAACTACTAGAAAAAATCAATCAAAATATCTCATTGGTTATATACATTGTAGATGTTTTTACCTTGAATTTACACTTCACTACTCGGCACACTGAAACTATTTTGGGCTACTCTCAACAGGAGATGCAAAACATGCCTCTGCAAAAAATGAAAAGTCTGTTTTACAAAGAAGATTTTAGCTTATTTATTCGCCAACTTAACCAAGCAAAAAAATGTCAAGATTATGAAGCAATACAGATAGATTGCCGAGTATTTAGAAAAGATGGCAAGTTGATATGGCTACAAAATAAAATTTTAGTTTTTGAACGAAATGCACTCAATAAACCTGTGAAATTACTTGGTATTGCGGAAGATATTACCCAACGAATTGAAATCATAGAAGCTCTTCAACAACGAAATAGACAATTAGAGGAGATAGCTTGGCTAAATGCCCACGAAGTTAGGCGCCCTGTGGCATCCATATTAGGCTTAATGAATC includes:
- a CDS encoding sodium-translocating pyrophosphatase; this encodes MNQGVIYLIPVLALLALGYIFLRSKWIAKQDPGDKRMQEIGSYIARGAMSFLKAEYRILAIFVVVAAILLGILSWNDPTSSPFIILAFIVGASFSGTAGFLGMRVATKANYRTAQAAKTSLAKALNISFAGGAVMGIGVVALGILGLGALFILFNYMFNSNGANGNQLHRVLNVLTGFSLGAESIALFARVGGGIYTKAADVGADLVGKVEAGIPEDDPRNPAVIADNVGDNVGDVAGMGADLFGSYVSTVLATMVLGASVFVVGDSFGGLSTTILPLVIAVLGMVFSIVGTLFVRTSDVNPKPQMALNLGNWGAIILTVIASYFVINWMLPNKFIVGIKEYTPMNVFGAVAIGLIVGALISIITEYYCSMGRKPVNTIVRQSSTGPATNIIAGLSVGMSSTFLPILVLSVGIVSSYYMAGLYGVAMAASGMMATTGMQLAIDAFGPIADNAGGIAEMSGLPKEVREKTDILDSVGNTTAAIGKGFAIASAALTALALFAAFMETTGLEKIDISNAKVLGGLFIGGMVPYLFSSLAMSAVGKAANRMVEEVRRQFREIKGLLEGKEGVEPDYEKCVSIATQAALKQMIAPGLLALLVPVIVGFAAGAEVLGGVLAGVTTSGVLMAIFQSNAGGAWDNAKKSFEKGVDINGKKYFKGSDPHKAAVIGDTVGDPFKDTSGPSMNILIKLMSIVSLIIAPALSKMM
- the alaS gene encoding alanine--tRNA ligase; the protein is MKSAHQIRQEFLDFFRSKQHEIVPSAPMVIKGDPTLLFTNSGMNQFKEWFLGYTVPKYRRVANTQKCLRASGKHNDLEDVGVDTYHHTMFEMLGNWSFGDYFKKEAIAWAWELLTEVWKFPKDRLYVTYFNGDTAENLEPDLETKEIWKEYISEDRIKPASKKDNFWEMGATGPCGPCTEIHVDIRTEEERKQVDGYTLVNSDNPKVIEIWNLVFMQFERKADGSLVPLPAKHVDTGMGFERLCAVLNAIETNYTQTSNYDTPVFKPIIQKIEEVTHQIYTGQIENKKDIAIRVLADHIRTIAFAIADGQLPSNTGAGYVIRRILRRAVRYYYSFLQRKEPTLYLLVATLAEQMKPIFPEIEAQKSLIIKVIQEEERAFLRTLERGIQLFESYHPQENTIDGEFAFELYDTYGFPLDLTQLLAREKGLTVDTEGFERAMQVQKERSREATKITAGDWVVLKDIQQVEHLIYEPDFKNSDKITEAPTECHTFIAKYRTVNVKNKVQYQVVLQKTPFYAEAGGQIGDTGTLTSVHETIHVLDTFKENNLIVHSVDRLPEKPHLEFHAQVDVQRRKRIMANHTATHLLNAALRHVLGNHVEQKGSYVGDTHLRFDFSHFSKLTEEELHAVEQLVNEKIKQGIEQETRWYPIEQAKKLGAQMVFGEKYGETVRVVTFDPKFSMEFCGGLHVLNTQEIRLFKLISEGSITAGVRRIEAVTGDYAVELLQNYQKTLQTLQEQLKTKDILKAVAQLMERNKELEQKLAQAQQFKVRVLVEYLSTQIIQKDGMHYLFAQVEVDTTEMMRQICFDLKHKFKSVYIVLTANIENKPQIAVMLSDDVVAGGKNAVEIVRELAKEIQGGGGGQPFFATAGGKNAQGLKDVLFKAKKVLS
- a CDS encoding N-6 DNA methylase, translated to MASLTRKYDDKKLLGKVYTPDFIVEKILNEVGVNNPACLGKKILDPACGDGRFLMAVAQRIIQYSPKEKVKDNLAFIEGWDVDSQAVQKCIEKLNNLIQPLGIEVKWNIHVKNAFRVITDYGMPKFDFIIGNPPYIRIQHLDKQERAFIQHYFKFCKSGSTDSYIAFYELCYYLLNENGICGLITPNTFLYSETAKYMRNYFAAHQNIFKIINYRHLQVFDNATTYSAIVVFGKKSLSHLIYQQAKHLDEFEERTIPYTEIVNQKVWSLSTQPVQQENGVKLKEICDIHVGITTLCDKAYIFSIEDIPNDSNYVIANTRLKGKIKIEKSILKPIIKASKVKQDSQEIKEFILFPYKKVNGKHRIISEEELKQNYPLAYAYLLSVKNELDKRDNGKPNPVAWYAFGRSQGLDTSFGKKILFSPMNIKPNFVYVQHEEATFYSGYCIKLKEGDNYHFLLEQLNSERLLNFIAISARDFRNGWKGYNKKIIEEFVVRWEKS
- a CDS encoding OsmC family protein produces the protein MKRHASAVWNGTLKEGKGTISTPTTVLNNTQYSFTSRFEEGIGTNPEELVAAAHAGCFSMALAARITNAGITPESVETKATLDMKNDGGWSVVGVHLETTVKAQGLTNEKLQELAENARANCIISKLLNVPITLEAKLV
- a CDS encoding PAS domain-containing protein; this encodes MIRLNFDPAHKYQEILDRYQLLEKINQNISLVIYIVDVFTLNLHFTTRHTETILGYSQQEMQNMPLQKMKSLFYKEDFSLFIRQLNQAKKCQDYEAIQIDCRVFRKDGKLIWLQNKILVFERNALNKPVKLLGIAEDITQRIEIIEALQQRNRQLEEIAWLNAHEVRRPVASILGLMNLLNKENLAHPDNYQIIEYLERMVKELDVVIGNISIAASLHRKK